The genomic DNA GCGCTACATCACCCGTCCTGTGTCAGACCTGACGCGCCTGTCCGACGAGATCAGCCGGGGCAACTTCGACATCCCGCTCAAGCTCGGCCCGGACGAGGACTGGGACGCCTCGAGGTGCCCGGCCTTCACCAACACGGACCTGCCGTGCTGGCATTTCGATCAGGCCCGCAGCACGGCCAGCCCCGGCGGGGAGTACCGCAAGTGCGCCAGTTGCACCTTCTATCGCAAGCACGAGGGCGACGAGGTGGTCCAACTGGCCGACTCCTTCAGGAACATGGTCTGGTCCATCAAGCTCTATCGTCGCCGCCTGCGCGAGTCCGAGGAGAAGTACCGCTCCCTGTTCGACTCCGGTCCGGACCCGATCTTCGTGGTCGATTGCGAGACCGGGGAGATTCGCGACGCCAACCCCCGCGCCGTGGAACTCTACGGCTATTCGAGGGCGGCCCTGCACGGCATGCGCTTTGTCGAGCTTGGGCCTGATCACAACGAGAAGTGCGTGAACTTCTTTGTCGATGGTGGCGGGGGATGCGTGTATTTTCCCAAGCAGATCCACTACAAGCGTGACAACGAGCCGTTTTTCGTCAACATGCACGCCTGCCCCATCTCCTACCGGGGCCATCACGCCATCATCATCGCGGTCACGGACATCACCGAGATGATCGAGAAGGACGCCCAGCTGATCCAGGCGAGCAAGATGAAGTCCCTGGGCGAGATGAGCGCGGGCGTGGCCCACGAGATCAACCAGCCGCTCAACGCCATCAAGATGGGCAGCGACTTCCTGTGCCTCATGGGCGAGGAGAACGCCGACGTGCCCAAGGAGCATTTCATGGAGGTGGTGCGCGAAATCTCCATCCAGGTGGACCGGGCCGCGGAGATCATCAACACCCTGCGCTCGTTCGGGCGCAAGTCGGATTTCATGGAAGAGCGGGTGGACCTCAACCAGCCGGTGCGGGCCGTGCTCTCCATGCTCAGGCGGCAGTTCGAGCTGGACAACATCAGCTTTGATCTGGAGCTGACAGAGGGGCTGGCACCGGTCATGGCCCACTCCAACCGGTTGCAGCAGGTGGTGTTCAACCTGGTGGCCAATGCCCGCGATGCCATCAACGACAAATCGTCGCCCCATGACGAGGGCTCGGATCGGCGCATCTCCATCCGTTCCGGGGCCGAGGGGGCATCGGTGTTTATCGAGGTGGAGGACACCGGCTCAGGCATTGACGAGGAGGATCGCGAGAAGATTTTCGAGCCTTTCTTCACCACCAAGGAGGCAGGCCAGGGCATGGGCCTTGGGCTGGCCATCACCTATGGCATCGTCAAGGACTACGGGGGAGATATCCGCATTCGCAGTGAAAAGGGCAAAGGCTCGGTCTTTCGCATGCAGTTCCCGGCCGCAGTGGCCCGGGGAGGCTCCAGACAATGAGGGACAAAACCGTGAAAGAAACGATACTGGTCATAGACGACGAGCGGCCAACGCTCAAGATGTTCACCCTGCTGCTCTCGGCCCTGAATTACGAGGTCATCACCGCGGAAAACGGGCTGGAGGGGCTGAACCTGTTCAAGGAACATCATCCGCCGCTGGTGCTGACCGATATCAAGATGCCGGTCATGGACGGCATTGAGGTGCTCAAGGAAATCAAGAAGATCAACCCCATGGCCGAGGTGGTGGTCATCACCGGCCACGGCGACATGGACCTGGCCATCCAGGCCCTGAACCTCGACGCCACGGACTTCATCAACAAGCCGCTGCGGCGTGAGGCGCTGGAGCTGGCCCTGTCGCGTGCCGGGGAGCGGCTGGCCATTGCCAAGAGCGAGATGGAGCAGATCGGTCTGGAGGAGCGGGGCGACGCGGTCATCATCCGCGTACGTGGCAACATCACGGGCAACACCGTGCCCCATCTGGCCGAGAGGCTGGCCGAGGCCAGACGGCTCGGCAGGAGGGTCATCCTCATGGACTTTGACGAGAATTCGTCCATCAACGGCGCGGGCATCACCGGGCTGACCACCCTGCTCAGGCAGTGCCGCGACGCGGACGTGCGCGTGATCCTGGCCGGGCTCTCGGACAACTTCCGGGCGGTCTTCGAGTCCGTGGGCATCACCCGGCTGGCCGAATTGTTCGACTCCCAGGCGGACGCGCTGGACACGCCGGGCAGCCGTAGCGCCTAGCCGACCGGGACACGGGACCAAACGATTGATCCGGCGGCCACACCATGTGGCCGCCGGATCAATCGTTTGGCGATGCCGGATTGCGGAGCCGGGTGCCTGTCAGTCGAGTTTTTCCACCTCCCGGACCAGCAGACCGAGGTCGGGCCGGGTGTTGATGTCGTGGACCTCGATGAAGCGAAGCACGCCCTGCTTGTCGATGACGAACAGGGCGCGTTCGGCCTCGCCGCTGGAGCGCAGGATGCCGTATGTGTCGGCCACTGCGCCGTGGGGCCAGAAATCCGAGAGGACCGTGAACCTCAGCCCGCCCATGGCCTCGACCCAGGCGCGCTGGCTCGGGGTGTTGTCCACGGTGATGCCAAGGAGCACGGCGTCGTGTTCCTCAAGGATATCCGTTATCAGATTGTAGCCCGGCCATTGGTCCGAGCAGACCGGCGTCCAGGCCGCGGGCACGAAGGAGAGGACCACGTTTTTCCTGGCGCGAAAATCGCGCAGGCGCACGGGCGTGCCCGCCAGGTCTGGCAGGGTGAAATCCGGGGCCATCTCGCCCACGGCCACCCGGAGCACGCTGTCCATGGGCTTGGCCGGGCCGCGCGCAGGGTCGCCCAGGGCCGGGCCGTGCAGCGCCAGGGTCAGGGCCAGAGAGGCCAGGGCCGCCACGAGAATCCGGTCGGCGAAACGAGTGTGCATGGCCTGTCCTCCCTATCTGGCCTTGGCCAGGGTCATGATGGTTTCAAAGATGTCCTTGGCAAGCTCCCCCTCGGCCTCGTAGAGCAGTTCCGGTGCAGGGCCGCTGGTCCTGACGATGTAGTAGGTGGGCGCGACCGGCTCGCCCAG from Pseudodesulfovibrio aespoeensis Aspo-2 includes the following:
- a CDS encoding ATP-binding protein is translated as MNISQRVAFRFSRLGLREKILFSMLVAVLFISVAIAFVARYILVSSLTHELEMRGEAIAYSVAERGGSHILDNNVPQLLALIFDETRLHQRKYLVSYIFIENQAGEILAHTLTRPLPENLLTNRLPAGAQDSIKLVYLDGEPVFDLAAAINEGLYRIGTVHVGLNKSHIDALVGKLRVAFLGFISGVIAITIFLSSWLTRYITRPVSDLTRLSDEISRGNFDIPLKLGPDEDWDASRCPAFTNTDLPCWHFDQARSTASPGGEYRKCASCTFYRKHEGDEVVQLADSFRNMVWSIKLYRRRLRESEEKYRSLFDSGPDPIFVVDCETGEIRDANPRAVELYGYSRAALHGMRFVELGPDHNEKCVNFFVDGGGGCVYFPKQIHYKRDNEPFFVNMHACPISYRGHHAIIIAVTDITEMIEKDAQLIQASKMKSLGEMSAGVAHEINQPLNAIKMGSDFLCLMGEENADVPKEHFMEVVREISIQVDRAAEIINTLRSFGRKSDFMEERVDLNQPVRAVLSMLRRQFELDNISFDLELTEGLAPVMAHSNRLQQVVFNLVANARDAINDKSSPHDEGSDRRISIRSGAEGASVFIEVEDTGSGIDEEDREKIFEPFFTTKEAGQGMGLGLAITYGIVKDYGGDIRIRSEKGKGSVFRMQFPAAVARGGSRQ
- a CDS encoding response regulator, with protein sequence MRDKTVKETILVIDDERPTLKMFTLLLSALNYEVITAENGLEGLNLFKEHHPPLVLTDIKMPVMDGIEVLKEIKKINPMAEVVVITGHGDMDLAIQALNLDATDFINKPLRREALELALSRAGERLAIAKSEMEQIGLEERGDAVIIRVRGNITGNTVPHLAERLAEARRLGRRVILMDFDENSSINGAGITGLTTLLRQCRDADVRVILAGLSDNFRAVFESVGITRLAELFDSQADALDTPGSRSA
- a CDS encoding peroxiredoxin codes for the protein MHTRFADRILVAALASLALTLALHGPALGDPARGPAKPMDSVLRVAVGEMAPDFTLPDLAGTPVRLRDFRARKNVVLSFVPAAWTPVCSDQWPGYNLITDILEEHDAVLLGITVDNTPSQRAWVEAMGGLRFTVLSDFWPHGAVADTYGILRSSGEAERALFVIDKQGVLRFIEVHDINTRPDLGLLVREVEKLD